In a single window of the Vicinamibacterales bacterium genome:
- a CDS encoding Na+/H+ antiporter NhaC family protein produces the protein MDVGTLGWLSVVPPVLAIGMAIATRQVTVSLVAGIWVGWLIHDGWNPVSGTGAAITAIINVFVDAGQTRVIVFTLLMGSLLILMQRGGGIDGFLAWVSRWAWSQTRRGAQLMASFIGLGVFIESNITCLVVGTVSRPLFDRLKISREKLAYICDSTSAPVCMLIPFNGWGATVLGLLGAQAALGNLGDAGPLTVFMAAVPLNFYSIIAILLVFTVAVSGWHIGPMKEAERRAEVEGKVLRDNARPVVDDQVIMTPRKPEAPPRLSNMLVPLMLMVLMVISGIGITGSAGVRAMGIENPGLMDYLNQASGSTSVLWAVLLALGAMALMSLTQGIFSVQEFVDLSFKGAGGMLPLAVLLVLALALGSTCAAVGTGPFLAGQVQPFLTPALVAPLVFLVSAFIAFATGSSWGTFAIMLPLALPLAASFNAEATVVSLPLVVSAVLGGGVFGDHCSPISDTSVISSMAAASDHIDHVRTQLPYALVAGTVAFTLYLVVGIVG, from the coding sequence GTGGACGTAGGCACTCTTGGCTGGCTCTCGGTCGTTCCACCGGTTCTCGCGATCGGCATGGCTATCGCTACTCGTCAGGTGACAGTCTCGTTAGTCGCCGGCATTTGGGTTGGCTGGCTGATACATGACGGCTGGAACCCGGTGAGTGGAACCGGTGCAGCGATTACAGCCATAATCAATGTGTTCGTCGACGCTGGCCAAACCCGTGTCATTGTGTTCACGTTGTTAATGGGTTCCCTGCTCATCCTCATGCAGCGAGGCGGGGGAATCGATGGATTCCTTGCCTGGGTCAGCCGGTGGGCATGGTCACAAACCCGACGAGGCGCCCAGCTTATGGCCTCGTTCATAGGGCTTGGTGTGTTTATCGAGTCGAACATCACCTGCCTGGTGGTCGGAACGGTTTCTCGCCCACTGTTCGATCGCTTAAAGATCTCTCGAGAAAAGCTCGCCTACATTTGCGACTCGACCTCCGCACCGGTCTGTATGTTGATCCCATTCAACGGTTGGGGCGCTACAGTTCTTGGCCTGCTGGGCGCGCAAGCTGCACTTGGCAACCTCGGCGATGCTGGACCGCTCACTGTGTTTATGGCTGCTGTACCGCTTAACTTTTATTCGATCATAGCCATCCTCCTAGTGTTCACTGTTGCTGTAAGTGGCTGGCATATTGGTCCGATGAAAGAGGCAGAGCGCCGTGCCGAGGTGGAGGGTAAGGTACTCCGCGACAATGCCCGTCCGGTTGTTGATGACCAAGTGATAATGACACCACGCAAACCGGAGGCGCCGCCCCGCCTAAGCAACATGCTCGTGCCGCTAATGCTCATGGTGCTCATGGTCATCAGTGGTATTGGCATTACCGGCTCAGCCGGCGTGCGGGCGATGGGCATCGAGAACCCTGGCTTGATGGACTACCTCAACCAGGCGTCGGGCTCAACATCGGTGCTCTGGGCCGTACTTCTTGCGCTAGGTGCGATGGCGCTCATGAGTCTAACTCAGGGAATCTTCTCGGTACAGGAGTTTGTCGATTTGTCGTTCAAGGGAGCGGGTGGAATGCTGCCGCTGGCGGTACTTTTGGTACTTGCTCTCGCCCTAGGTAGCACGTGTGCTGCGGTCGGCACCGGTCCGTTCCTAGCCGGACAGGTTCAGCCATTCTTAACCCCAGCCTTGGTGGCGCCCCTTGTGTTCTTGGTAAGCGCCTTTATCGCATTCGCGACAGGTTCGAGCTGGGGCACGTTCGCTATTATGTTGCCGTTGGCTCTGCCACTCGCCGCGTCATTCAACGCTGAAGCGACTGTGGTTTCTCTACCGCTTGTGGTGAGTGCTGTGCTCGGCGGTGGTGTCTTCGGCGATCACTGCTCACCGATCAGTGACACAAGCGTCATCTCATCGATGGCAGCAGCCAGCGACCACATTGACCACGTGCGGACACAGCTACCCTACGCTCTGGTTGCGGGAACCGTCGCTTTCACGCTGTATCTTGTGGTCGGAATCGTGGGGTGA
- a CDS encoding carboxypeptidase regulatory-like domain-containing protein, with protein MHTSLVRVVGTLIMSLVFGCSGPEDSLPRAQDAGLGFLTGVVRLSGNGAVTPTIIENSTDPEICGRKHTLQDLIVGPDRGIRYVIAALVDVPEARIPQIVDEPLIIDNRDCRFAPHVGVVMAGTVIEVTNSDPVLHTTHLYGAMETNLALPTAGLRVSRVAEGIGMVVVKCDVHGWMQSFLRIDSHPFHAVTDANGAFRINNIPPGDYTLEFWHERLGQLHQSIRIEPARTTEITLSYDYR; from the coding sequence GTGCATACGAGCCTAGTTAGGGTAGTTGGCACACTTATCATGAGCCTGGTCTTCGGGTGCTCTGGACCTGAAGATTCACTCCCACGAGCCCAAGATGCAGGACTGGGGTTTTTGACTGGTGTTGTGCGGTTAAGTGGCAATGGTGCTGTCACGCCGACCATTATTGAAAACAGCACAGACCCTGAAATCTGTGGCCGGAAGCATACACTTCAAGATCTGATTGTGGGGCCTGATCGTGGAATTCGTTACGTCATTGCTGCACTGGTAGACGTACCAGAAGCTCGTATTCCCCAAATAGTCGACGAACCGCTCATCATCGACAACCGAGATTGCCGGTTTGCGCCACACGTGGGCGTGGTGATGGCCGGCACGGTGATTGAAGTCACTAACAGTGATCCGGTGTTGCACACGACGCATCTCTACGGTGCCATGGAGACGAATCTCGCGCTACCGACGGCTGGCCTCCGGGTCTCACGAGTGGCCGAAGGGATAGGTATGGTTGTCGTTAAGTGTGACGTGCACGGTTGGATGCAGTCGTTCCTTCGAATCGACTCGCATCCGTTTCATGCTGTGACCGACGCTAACGGCGCGTTCCGTATTAATAACATACCACCTGGCGATTACACTCTTGAGTTTTGGCACGAACGTCTGGGACAGTTGCACCAGTCGATACGCATTGAGCCCGCGCGGACGACGGAGATCACTCTGAGCTACGATTATCGATGA